The Amblyomma americanum isolate KBUSLIRL-KWMA chromosome 11, ASM5285725v1, whole genome shotgun sequence genome includes the window ACTACGTAATTCAGTCAAAAAAAGAGTAGGTGTCAAGACGAAACCTCAATGGGGTTCTATTGGCGCGTGTCGGCGCGCATTTTAAATTGCATTGCAGACGCTAGCAGGAATATTCGACGTCACCGCATGGGCTCTCGAAATTGATTAAATGAGACTGTATGCCTAAAGGGGGGTGCATTGAAGCGCCCTACTGTAAGCTAGGCCGTAACGTAGGAGCTACTACTACCGGCGGAAGAGTGGTTTCGCGCGCCCGTCTATCCGTTTCCGTGACAGCTGGGATTTATGCCAACTCCTCGAATAGTGTGTCTAAAATCTCCGCCGGCAGTGAATGACGCACGCGGGTGAGACCGTATACTTGCCAGTTGCGCAATGCGGAAGCTTTGAGGGAGAGGAGGCGGGGACAGCAGCGCACAGCTGGTTGGGAGTTTCCTAAAACGCGCTCACCGCTCCCGACAGTCAGCGCGAATAGGAACAATGCGCAAAGGCAAACTACCATTTCTGCCGTTCTCGTCTTTCGGTTTCCGCGCCGGCAGGTGGTTGTAGACGTCGACGATCTCCTCTTCGGTCACCTCGAGATCGTTGCTGTCTGGCAAGAAGTTCGGTAGCGCCCGCGTGCTTTGCTTGTCGGCGAGCTCCGTGCGCTTGTAAGGCGTCAGCTCCAACTTGGATGCGGCCTGCCGCGGTCGCTTCAGATTCCACACCGACGGAGTCCACACGAGAGCCAAGCTCACGAGCAGCACAAGTATTCCGACGATCATGAACGAGGCGCTGAAACTGGCCACATACTTGTGGGATCGCAGGTCCTGAAACAGCGCCGACATAATCCAGTGATGTGTTGTCATCAACATGTTCTCCAGCTTCACATACAACCAGATGAGCACGTTGTAATTCATTCTACAGCTGACAACTGGCACTCTTTACCGCACATCGCATGCTCGGTGGTACCGGGCATTGCATCAGAGTATCGGGGGCGAAAATACACATCAGCCTTGCGGGCACGTTGCTAAGGGCGCAGTGAGCAGCTGCTCCTAGAGGACGCCTGCTACCTTTCACAAATTGAACGAATACCTGCCTGTTGTGGGAACAGGCACACCTGACTCTTCATTCGCGCAATCTTTAAATACAGGCAAACCCATCAGGCACCGTGCCCTCAATTCGCAACAAATATTATGTGAAATGCGAATAGCCGGAAGAAGTCAAAGCAAGTACGAAACCTAATCCAGATTTTAggccagttttgttttaaatgtcGGGTTGTGTCCGGCGTAATTGATTTCGCAGGTTTGCTCTAAATATGTAAAAGCGTGGTTATTATTTGTGAGCTATACAAAGAGAATATTGTGTCTTTAGCCTGCACCAAGGTACATGATGAACGTAAGTGATGCGTCGCTGACAATCTTGTAAAGTCCACTTTTGCGATGCGCTTCTGCTAAAAACTCGCTCTCGCATGTTCTGTTTTTAAGTGGGTAAAGCCTGAAGACGGATTTTGTTTGGAGCCCCCGGCAGGCCAAAGCACGCGCAGTCGAATGAGAAGGAAACGTCCAGCTGCGAAACAGAACGACTGTTCTGCGACATACGACGGCGGCACCTCGGAGCAAAATCTAGCGGAGAGCGCTGTCCTCACCGATGGGACATGGGTGGAGAAATTCGCTCCCAAAAGTCGCGTAAGCCCTTGTAGAGCTCATTTTTTGCCTCCAAGTGCTAAAGTCAACCCTTTTGTAAGAAGCACGGTAAGCCAATTGAGGCATATTGTCACTTTTTCGCTCGTGTTCGCTTGCTTATTCCGTGACCTGCGCACTCGCTCCGTAAAGCGATTTCATGAGTTAACACCAACATGCTGTCGGTAACTCTTCCGTTTCAGAATGACTTGGCTGTCCATCGAGATAAAGTAGAACAAGTTTCTCGCTGCATTGCGGAAAAGCTCAGTTCTGGGAACAAGGTAATTGAGGACAAAATTGATTCGAACTGAAGCCTGATTCGCCCTTGTATATTGGTTTCAGAACGCAGGCGCCATCGTACTTCTCTCTGGGCCAGCTGGCTCAGGAAAGACAGCAACGCTGCGGTGTCTCGCCGCCGAACAAGGCTTCACCATTTGCGAATGGGTCAACCCTGTTTCCCTGACCGCTAGAGCTGGTACGCACTACGCTTCCCCCAGACCGCCCTCAACTTGTCACTCCAGCGTGCCATTATGGCGATTATGGCTGCCAGAGATGGCAGCAATGACGCTGTAATTCGAGTATGGTTCTAGAAAGGCTGTGTCTGCAAGCGGAACCACTGCTGCCGCTTGTTCACTGCATGCAATGGCCGCTCAGTTTAACAGGCTAGACAGTAACCACCATCACGGTCATCATCACCATAGGATCCTTCGTAACACTAACTGCATGCTACCAGTCTTCCGTTAGCTTGTTTGTTACTGACTGATTACAAAATATTACACTTCATAACGATATTTACTGCTGCCGATTTAATCAAAGAAGCTAGCGGTAGTAATTTTACCTTCCTGAAGGGCAACACAGCGCTACATGTATTATATGGATCACACTGTAGTGCCACCGAATGTTACTTTCGGATGAAACTCAGCAGCAGTTATCGCTCCATCTGGATGGAGTGCTTGACATGCTGTTCAAGGATAGACTGCGCCCCACAGCTTCGTTTCAGACTGTCCTACCCACCATTTTGTTTTAAATTTCCAGTTTTAAGTTGCTTCCAAAACAGATGCACTGATTTAAGCTAATCAGATGAAAACCCACTGATGCTTATGGTCAGGTGGCACAGAAAAGCACTAGATTGTTGCCCGCTTCAGGGGCCCCATTTACAGGATCATCTAAGCGCAGTGGCAAAGCACTCTGCTATCTCAGCACTGTTTGCCTCATTGAAGTGAAGGGGAGAAAAGAAAAGGATAGCTGCTAGTGCTCTTACATGCTGGGCCACGGGGTTTTGCTTGTTTATTTTGCTGTCATCTGCCCTGAAACTCTTACTTTGTTATTGTGATCCCAAGAGATCGTCAAATGCTGACAAGCAGTAAATTggtggtgatgaaagcttgcagaATAAGGAAGCTAAAGTGACACATTGCGCCCAAGCTTTAGTGGTTTCTTTTATCTAGTTGCCAGGCACACACATGGTCTCACAGTTGTTTACTAGGTAGCGCAAAaaacgcacgagggacggagtaaaagggacacaaaaacacgttcatGAGCGTTTCTAGCATTCAACTGCATTTCTAGTACAGCGGGCCCATCTTTTTGTGTGTCTCCTGCTTCTCCTTCACTAATctcgtccgttttttgcgcttcctagtaaacaacatGCATCATCAACTAGCctggcagcttgctctcctgaatgGTCTCACAGCATTGGGGCTAAGCTGAAGGCACTTTCAGTATGGCATTGCTGGCCCATGGTTTGCCAAGGGCAACCTAACAATTTTTTACATTTGAAAACAAGTGTATGCTCTTTGCTGGCTGTCATTTCAAATCTGCTAGCCACATCCACTAACTATGCTGCAAGCACAGCTTCTTGTCCCCATACTTAGAAATACTATCTATCATCAGGCCTTATTCTCAATTTGGTTTGGTCTTGCTTTAGACTCAAGAAAGACATCTTTTAACCTTTTCCTGTGAACTGTCAGATTGGTATTGTGCCGATGTACATGTCTTAGAAGCCTTACTGGCCAGGTATTGTGTGACAAACATCACAAACAGCTGTAGCGTGCTAAATGCTTTACAAGCATCGATTTTGATTGACCATTGCTAGATAAGATGCTGTTCAAATAGTTCAAAGTGTGAATGAATACCACTGCAGGACAGTGCAAggtgttaaaaaaaagaaaagctgatgATGATTTGAAATTTTCTAGTTTCTGATTTAATTTTAGATTTGTGGGGTCCACTTTGTGATCCAACATGTTTATGCTTGTCAAAAATAATATGTGACGTTTCCTTGTTCGTTTAGAATATAACCAGAACTGGGACTTCGGAGGTGTCACTGGACAGGTTGAGCAGTTTGAGGATTTCCTCTTTCAGTCAAGCCGTTACCCTTCTCTTCTGAGTGAGGACTCTGCCAAGAGGATTGTGCTAGTAGAGGTACGGACTGCATGGGAGCATAGTGTTCGTCGCATAATTCATGGTATGCCGAATCATTGATTGCAGCCTGGTTCAACATTAGTGATATTTTTACCGCCGCCTATACTGCTATGGGTGCCAATGCTAAAGAGGATGCCAGTGGCAGTATTGCTTAAAGGGATCAAGAATTAACATAGATGTGCTATGAGATTATGGTGGGAGCTGAGTCTTTGCCTTGTAATGACAAAATCGGACACAGTATTATTGGCTAGATATGAAATTCAAAGTTTAATTTGGTACAGAAAAGTGCAGAAAAAGAGCTGATGCAAAATTCTGCAGTGAAACCTTGCTGCTATCACTGCAGCTTACCTACATGATCACGTATCGGCATACATAATTTGGCTGATGTCGAATgcattgtgttcttttttttcttttaaaaatctTTCGTATATTTTATTAACGTTTAAGTTTTCTTTACTGTCTTCTGGAGTAAAAGTAAAGTTTGGGCTCCATTGCTACGACTTGGCGTCATCCTTCGGTGGTTTTGTACATGTGTGCCGTGAAATTCCACTGCTTGTCATTTTAGTTCCTTCCTTCTGGCAGTGAACACTTCATGAGGATGGGGCAGGGCTAGCTTACCATGCACAGTGCAAATGCATTGTGTGCAACTGGATAGAATCTCATTTGTCTTTTGTTTTGGGGCTGTTTTTAGTGAAGTCTATTTTCCTATGCAGCTGTGAAAGAGAACAAAACGCTGCTCATCACCTCTGACTGGCTGTTGGTGGCATGTGTTTTGCATCACTTGACAGAATGctaattttcttttgctttggGGCTATTTTTGGTAGTGTTCAGATGcatgtttttcagtatttttttatAATGTTTTTCCTTCCATGTTAACGAAGTATGCAGTTGATTGTGGAAGTGTAATTTTACGCAGGTTTATTGTGCAAGTATAAAAAATAGCAGTATCAAGGAAGAGGGTGACATTCGAAATGAAGGTGTGCACAAAACACTCATAAAATGTTAAACCGAAACTTTTGCTTGCCACCGTCAGCATGAAAGCGCATAGTGTAAGCATATAGCTCACTATAAAAGCAGCACTTTGCATTGCATCAGCTTGTAAAGGATTCATGCTGCTGTTTATTCCATGAAGTGCACTTAATGTTTCAGGACTTGCCGAACATCTTTATCAGGGACCCGGGAAGCTTGCGCATGACACTCAGGTGAGCACCTCAGTGTGGTACGAAGCAGCTGCCATATCAAAGACTTCATTTCTCCAGTGTCTTAATGCTTGCATTAGTTAGTTTGATGCAACTTATTTACAAGTAGCTTTGCATTTATTCTTTTAGGACATGCTGTCGGGTCTCTATTGCACCCCTTGTATTTATAATCAGCGACTCAGCTGACCAACTTGAACACCGcctctttcccgaggactttctGCGGGAGCTGGAAGTCACCAAAATCGCGTAAGACCACCCTCTTGTCTACTCTACTGGAAGGTTGCTGAAAGGAAGGCTCACATTGGGCATGTCTTGGTGCAGGTTCAACCCCATTGCAACAACCTTTGTAGCAAAAGCACTCTGTGCACTGCTTGACAGAGCTGCGGTAAGTTTTCTCGGAATCCTGCCTGTGTTCATATTGAGCTGGTTTTCGCCACAGTAGCTTGGCTGCGGCATTACGCTACTGAGTAAGCAATCGTAGGCTTGATTCCAACCATGGCAGCCATGTTTTGATTGGGGTGAAGCCCTGTTCATATTTCACTACAAATTGAAGAAttccaagtggttgaaattaattcAGAGCCTTCTACTGCAGCATGCGCCTTGCAGCCGAGACTGTAACTTTGGCTCGTAAAAATTTAATTATTGGTGGTATTGAGCTGAGCAGGCCTTTCGGTTTTAACATCTGCTCTTTTTTCACATAACTGTGTTGTTGCTTAGTTTTTTAGTTTTTGAAAAAGCAATTTCACCATGGAAACCAATTTGTGCAGTACTGCTTTGTGCTGGAAACtggaataaaaaaataatgagAGACCCTTGAGATACCCTTGTGTGGACATATCTGCGGCCCAATTGCAGGGTTTTGTGATAGACTGCTGATTTCTTCCTGCTGCATTGTATGAGCTGCAGGAAGTTAGATTAACAGGTTTAGCTATTACACTTGACTAGGTCTTTTGACAGTGGAGAAAAAGCCAGTTGGCTGTTCTCTTGTCTTGTTTTCCTGTAGTTCCTGCTCTCAGACAGGCTTTTTGCCATTTATAAGCTCATTTAAGGGAAAATAAGGGGTTGTAAGCATGTCTATTGAATGTAAGAAGGGTTCAGGGCTTTTAATTAGAAGTTTGGTTAGCCTTGGGGAATATGGCTAACTTTTTATCTCTTTCTATAGTTTTATTCCAGTTATTAGGAGAGTGAATGAACGACGGTGTAGCAGATTAGGGTAATTGTCAAGCAGCAAAAAATATGCATTCGCTTATGTAAGTGGACCTGATTGTATTCTCTGATGTGTCCCTCCTTGCCTCAGCAGcagtcacagaccatcactcatGAGCCCACTCCTGATGACATCGACAGCATTGTTGCAGCCAGCAATGGAGACATTCGCAGTGCCATTAATGCCCTTGAATTCTTCTGTTCTCCTAGTCAAAGTAGGTGTTGCCTTTGTGGGCATCTTGAGTTTCTTTCTGCTTGTCATA containing:
- the Rad17 gene encoding rad17 checkpoint clamp loader component isoform X1, giving the protein MMNWVKPEDGFCLEPPAGQSTRSRMRRKRPAAKQNDCSATYDGGTSEQNLAESAVLTDGTWVEKFAPKSRNDLAVHRDKVEQVSRCIAEKLSSGNKNAGAIVLLSGPAGSGKTATLRCLAAEQGFTICEWVNPVSLTARAEYNQNWDFGGVTGQVEQFEDFLFQSSRYPSLLSEDSAKRIVLVEDLPNIFIRDPGSLRMTLRTCCRVSIAPLVFIISDSADQLEHRLFPEDFLRELEVTKIAFNPIATTFVAKALCALLDRAAQSQTITHEPTPDDIDSIVAASNGDIRSAINALEFFCSPSQSAGPTRSKPAATRQWSGAAKKRRKKSVKSDTYSSGIGRDAPLTLFHSLGKILHCKPKQTEQTSKLEGGSQASSADLSLVTTKDPEKHTTGDRNPEDVFERSGVSGELFALFLHHNMPDFAADVYTVAECCEWFCHGDVLFSEWTSENVMETHAVSVITRGLMSSLAQSTTKSAGWKPLGKPQWSGALRDIKQKLYDLRVAFKGQHSTGRELQLDRVPYLALLRGSSVQLSNSQRLLVDEIGVLANRNPLRFSANTSWSSLREQDMVDDRQVELSVNYTCKNVEALPDAPCYSDEEVVIEEFDD
- the Rad17 gene encoding rad17 checkpoint clamp loader component isoform X2, encoding MMNWVKPEDGFCLEPPAGQSTRSRMRRKRPAAKQNDCSATYDGGTSEQNLAESAVLTDGTWVEKFAPKSRNDLAVHRDKVEQVSRCIAEKLSSGNKNAGAIVLLSGPAGSGKTATLRCLAAEQGFTICEWVNPVSLTARAEYNQNWDFGGVTGQVEQFEDFLFQSSRYPSLLSEDSAKRIVLVEDLPNIFIRDPGSLRMTLRTCCRVSIAPLVFIISDSADQLEHRLFPEDFLRELEVTKIAFNPIATTFVAKALCALLDRAAQSQTITHEPTPDDIDSIVAASNGDIRSAINALEFFCSPSQSAGPTRSKPAATRQWSGAAKKRRKKSVKSDTYSSGIGRDAPLTLFHSLGKILHCKPKQTEQTSKLEGGSQASSADLSLVTTKDPEKHTTGDRNPEDVFERSGVSGELFALFLHHNMPDFAADVYTVAECCEWFCHGDVLFSEWTSENVMETHAVSVITRGLMSSLAQSTTKSAGWKPLGKPQWSGALRDIKQKLYDLRVAFKGQHSTGRELQLDRVPYLALLRGSSVQLSNSQRLLVDEIGVLANRNPLRWSSLREQDMVDDRQVELSVNYTCKNVEALPDAPCYSDEEVVIEEFDD